A stretch of Betaproteobacteria bacterium DNA encodes these proteins:
- a CDS encoding potassium transporter Kup encodes MESTQPQPLTPPEKLAATPQTSPQSHRQYGLLALAALGVVYGDIGTSPLYTIKAMFDPSFGIPFTAENILGGLSALFWSLMLVVSLKYVMLMMRADDQREGGIMALLSLASTSVKDRLHWRTGLTLLGVFGAALFYGDSVITPAVTVLGAMEGLEIATPLLKPYVVPLSVVVIVALFVLQHKGTATVGALFGPVMLLWFGTLAVSGVLNMIANPHVLQALSPMHALRFATQHGFGSFIVLGAVFLAVTGAEALYADMGHFGKQPIRLAWFFCAFPALVLNYFGQGALLIANPKALENPFFLMFPSHLLYPVVVLATVAAAIASQAVISGTYSMTRQAIQLGFLPRGKVVQTSAKEIGQIYMPVVNWTLMLGVLAAAIGFGSSTTLTFAYGLAVSGTMLITTVLTFFVLRYGWQYNLLLCLLSTGFFLVIDTAFFSASSVKLVEGGWFPLAMGATMFTIMTTWKRGRAEVAKRTHEWSMPLRDFVENVGASPPTRVPNTAVFMTVNSDAVPKALLHNMKHNQVLHERIVVLTIVNEDIPRVPEEDYIWIEDLGHGFWRSKGHYGFKETPDVPQLLKDCGRQGLHFDLMQTSFFLNRETLVLAPGKGLARWRRHLFIWMSHLATKASDYYRIPSNRVIELGTQVQI; translated from the coding sequence ATGGAATCAACTCAGCCGCAGCCGCTGACGCCGCCGGAAAAGCTGGCAGCGACACCTCAAACGTCACCACAATCGCACCGGCAATACGGCCTGCTGGCGCTCGCTGCCCTCGGCGTGGTCTACGGTGATATCGGTACCAGCCCGCTGTATACGATCAAGGCGATGTTCGACCCCTCGTTCGGCATTCCTTTCACGGCGGAAAACATCCTTGGCGGCCTCTCCGCGCTGTTCTGGTCGCTGATGCTGGTGGTCTCACTCAAATATGTGATGCTGATGATGCGCGCGGACGACCAGCGGGAGGGCGGCATCATGGCGCTGCTGTCTCTTGCCTCGACGTCTGTGAAAGACCGTCTGCATTGGCGGACAGGACTGACGCTGCTGGGCGTGTTTGGCGCGGCGTTATTCTATGGCGACAGTGTCATCACGCCCGCCGTCACGGTGCTTGGGGCGATGGAGGGGCTGGAGATTGCGACGCCGTTGCTGAAGCCGTACGTGGTGCCGCTTTCGGTAGTCGTCATCGTTGCACTTTTCGTTCTGCAGCACAAAGGCACGGCGACCGTTGGTGCACTGTTCGGCCCGGTCATGTTGCTGTGGTTCGGTACGCTCGCGGTTTCCGGCGTGCTTAACATGATCGCGAATCCGCACGTCCTGCAGGCCCTGAGCCCGATGCACGCGTTGCGTTTCGCGACGCAGCACGGCTTCGGTTCCTTCATCGTGCTGGGCGCAGTTTTCCTGGCAGTCACCGGTGCCGAAGCGCTGTATGCGGACATGGGCCATTTCGGAAAGCAGCCGATCCGCCTGGCGTGGTTCTTCTGCGCATTTCCGGCACTGGTGCTCAACTACTTCGGGCAGGGCGCACTGCTGATTGCCAACCCCAAGGCGCTGGAGAATCCGTTTTTCCTGATGTTCCCCAGTCACCTGCTGTACCCGGTCGTGGTGCTCGCAACGGTTGCCGCGGCGATCGCGTCGCAGGCTGTCATCTCGGGCACCTATTCGATGACGCGGCAGGCGATACAACTCGGCTTCCTGCCGCGCGGCAAGGTGGTGCAGACCTCGGCGAAAGAGATCGGCCAAATCTACATGCCGGTGGTGAACTGGACCCTTATGCTGGGCGTGCTGGCGGCGGCAATCGGCTTTGGCTCCTCGACTACGCTGACGTTTGCCTACGGCCTCGCGGTGTCCGGCACCATGCTGATCACCACCGTGCTGACTTTTTTCGTGCTGCGCTACGGCTGGCAGTACAACCTGCTGCTTTGCCTGCTCTCGACCGGTTTTTTCCTTGTGATCGACACGGCATTCTTTTCGGCCAGCTCGGTCAAGCTCGTTGAAGGCGGCTGGTTCCCGCTGGCCATGGGTGCCACGATGTTCACCATCATGACCACCTGGAAGCGCGGTCGCGCGGAGGTCGCAAAACGTACCCATGAATGGAGTATGCCGTTGAGAGACTTTGTCGAAAACGTCGGCGCGTCACCACCGACACGCGTGCCGAATACCGCTGTCTTCATGACCGTCAATTCTGACGCGGTTCCCAAGGCGCTCCTGCACAACATGAAACACAACCAAGTGCTGCACGAACGCATCGTCGTGCTCACCATCGTCAACGAGGACATTCCGCGCGTGCCGGAGGAGGACTACATCTGGATCGAGGATCTGGGCCACGGCTTCTGGCGCAGCAAGGGTCATTATGGATTCAAGGAAACGCCGGACGTCCCGCAATTGCTGAAGGACTGCGGACGGCAAGGCCTCCATTTCGATCTGATGCAGACTTCATTCTTCCTGAATCGGGAGACCCTCGTGCTGGCGCCGGGCAAAGGCTTGGCTCGTTGGCGGCGGCACCTCTTTATCTGGATGTCGCACCTGGCGACCAAGGCATCCGACTACTACCGGATTCCGTCCAACCGGGTGATCGAGTTGGGGACGCAGGTACAGATTTAA
- the kdpF gene encoding K(+)-transporting ATPase subunit F, producing the protein MNGILIAGALVAVGLLVYLLVALFNAEDFS; encoded by the coding sequence ATGAACGGAATTCTCATCGCTGGCGCCCTTGTGGCGGTCGGCTTGCTGGTCTACCTTCTGGTGGCCCTGTTCAATGCGGAGGACTTCTCATGA
- the kdpA gene encoding potassium-transporting ATPase subunit KdpA, with protein MSFEYWLLLAVFTTIVVAVAKPVGLHLTGLIDGSSRLVKAGKRIENGILRLVGTNADEEMNWKDYAVAVLLFSAAGVLLTYLLQRIQLWLPFNPRSMANLSADSAFNTAVSFITNTNWQGYGGESTMSYFTQMAALTVQNFLSAATGIAVAFALIRGFARHSMATIGNFWTDLYRITLYLLLPISFVFALALVSQGVIQNLSPYPEATTLEVNKYDAPKNGPNGQPQKDDKGNAVTEPAEAKTQVIAMGPVASQEAIKMLGTNGGGFFNANSAHPYENPTPLANFLQMLSIFLIPAGLCYAFGRAVGDTRQGWAILGAMAMIFVGFAIVAMSAEQTASPLIAKLGSDVSMGNMEGKEMRFGVAASALFATVTTAASCGAVNAMHDSFTPIGGMVPILLMQLGEVVFGGVGSGLYGMLVFAVMAVFLAGLMIGRTPEYLGKKIESYEIKMVSVAILVTPILVLAGTALSVLLADGKAGVLNPGAHGFSEILYAFSSAANNNGSAFAGLSANTPYYNTALAIAMWFGRFAIIVPVLALAGSFAAKKRIPVSSGTMPTHGPLFVTLLIGTVLLIGALTYIPALALGPIVEHLLMLAAK; from the coding sequence ATGTCCTTTGAATACTGGTTATTGCTGGCGGTTTTCACCACTATCGTCGTCGCGGTGGCGAAACCGGTCGGCCTGCATCTGACGGGGCTGATTGACGGATCGTCGCGCCTGGTCAAGGCGGGCAAGCGGATCGAGAACGGCATATTGCGCCTGGTCGGAACCAACGCCGATGAAGAGATGAACTGGAAGGATTACGCGGTCGCCGTGCTGCTGTTCAGCGCGGCAGGCGTGCTACTGACGTATCTCCTGCAGCGAATCCAACTGTGGCTGCCATTCAACCCGCGATCGATGGCCAACCTGTCGGCGGATTCCGCGTTCAATACCGCGGTGAGCTTCATCACCAACACCAATTGGCAGGGCTATGGCGGCGAATCCACAATGAGTTATTTCACGCAAATGGCGGCGCTGACGGTACAAAACTTCCTGTCGGCGGCAACCGGCATTGCGGTGGCCTTTGCGCTGATTCGCGGTTTCGCCCGCCATTCGATGGCGACCATCGGCAATTTCTGGACCGACCTCTATCGCATCACGTTGTACCTGCTGCTGCCGATCTCATTCGTGTTCGCGCTGGCCCTTGTCAGTCAGGGAGTCATTCAGAATCTCTCACCTTATCCGGAGGCAACGACGCTGGAAGTAAACAAATACGATGCGCCGAAGAATGGTCCGAACGGCCAGCCGCAGAAGGATGACAAGGGCAATGCGGTCACCGAACCCGCCGAAGCCAAGACCCAGGTCATTGCGATGGGACCGGTCGCCTCGCAGGAAGCGATCAAGATGCTGGGCACCAACGGCGGCGGTTTCTTCAATGCCAACTCCGCCCACCCTTACGAGAATCCGACGCCGTTGGCGAACTTCCTGCAGATGCTGTCGATCTTCCTGATTCCGGCAGGGCTGTGCTATGCATTTGGCCGCGCCGTAGGTGACACGCGCCAAGGCTGGGCCATTCTCGGTGCGATGGCGATGATCTTCGTTGGCTTCGCAATCGTTGCCATGTCGGCCGAGCAGACGGCCAGCCCGCTCATTGCCAAACTCGGCAGTGACGTCTCCATGGGCAACATGGAAGGCAAAGAGATGCGCTTTGGCGTCGCGGCGTCAGCCTTGTTTGCCACGGTCACCACGGCGGCATCGTGCGGCGCGGTTAACGCCATGCACGATTCATTCACGCCCATCGGCGGCATGGTGCCGATATTACTGATGCAGTTGGGAGAAGTGGTTTTCGGCGGTGTCGGCTCCGGCCTCTACGGCATGCTGGTGTTCGCCGTGATGGCGGTCTTCCTGGCCGGCCTGATGATCGGCCGCACGCCGGAGTATCTCGGCAAGAAGATCGAGAGCTATGAAATCAAGATGGTGTCGGTGGCAATCCTGGTGACGCCGATACTGGTGCTGGCAGGCACCGCGTTATCCGTGCTATTGGCCGATGGCAAAGCCGGCGTGCTCAATCCCGGTGCGCATGGCTTCTCCGAAATTCTCTACGCGTTTTCGTCGGCCGCCAACAACAATGGCAGCGCGTTCGCCGGTCTTTCGGCCAACACGCCCTACTACAACACGGCGCTGGCGATCGCCATGTGGTTCGGCCGCTTCGCCATCATCGTGCCGGTGCTGGCGCTGGCCGGTTCGTTCGCCGCCAAGAAACGCATCCCGGTATCGAGCGGCACCATGCCGACTCACGGCCCGCTGTTCGTCACATTGCTGATCGGAACCGTATTGCTTATTGGCGCACTGACCTATATTCCCGCGCTGGCGCTGGGACCCATCGTCGAGCATCTGTTGATGCTTGCCGCGAAATAA
- the kdpC gene encoding potassium-transporting ATPase subunit KdpC, protein MKKQLKPAILMLLVMTVLTGLVYPLLTTGVAQLVFPYQANGSLIEKDGKLVGSALIGQQFTDSKYFWGRLSGTGTYPYNASASGGTNLGPLNPALADNVKARIEALGKADQEAGVKQTKAVPIDLVTASGSGLDPHVSVAAAEYQLARVAKMRGIPEASVRELVAANTQAKWLGLFGDAHVNVLKLNLAVDTVK, encoded by the coding sequence ATGAAAAAGCAATTGAAGCCCGCTATTCTGATGTTGTTGGTGATGACCGTGCTGACCGGCCTGGTTTACCCGCTACTGACGACAGGCGTCGCGCAACTGGTGTTTCCGTACCAGGCAAACGGCAGTTTGATCGAGAAGGACGGAAAGCTGGTCGGGTCCGCCCTGATCGGCCAGCAATTCACCGATTCCAAATATTTCTGGGGCCGCCTGTCCGGCACGGGAACCTATCCCTATAACGCGTCCGCTTCGGGCGGCACGAATCTGGGCCCGTTGAACCCGGCCCTTGCCGACAATGTGAAAGCGCGCATCGAGGCATTGGGCAAGGCGGATCAAGAGGCCGGCGTCAAGCAAACGAAAGCGGTGCCGATCGATCTGGTAACCGCCTCGGGTAGCGGACTCGATCCGCACGTCAGCGTGGCTGCGGCAGAATACCAGCTGGCACGGGTGGCAAAAATGCGCGGCATACCGGAAGCAAGCGTGCGCGAGTTGGTCGCCGCGAATACCCAGGCGAAATGGCTGGGGCTGTTTGGAGATGCACACGTAAACGTGCTAAAACTTAACCTTGCAGTGGATACCGTAAAGTAA
- the kdpE gene encoding two-component system response regulator KdpE encodes MSARHVVLVEDEPQIRRFVRVALEEEGCQVFEAETVERGLIEAGTRKPDLVIVDLGLPDRDGLELIRDLRGWSNVPVIVLSARSGEADKIAALDLGADDYLTKPFGVGEMLARVRAALRRSARNAESGESMVSFGAVEVDLANRVTRKGGVEVHLTPIEFRLLSYLCTHSGKVLTHRQLLKQVWGPSHVEQSHYPRIFMQHLRQKLEDDPAQPKFLLTEIGVGYRLVLP; translated from the coding sequence GTGAGCGCCCGTCACGTCGTGCTGGTCGAGGACGAGCCGCAAATTCGCCGCTTCGTGCGTGTTGCGCTGGAGGAGGAAGGTTGTCAGGTGTTCGAAGCCGAAACGGTGGAGCGCGGCCTGATCGAGGCCGGCACCAGGAAGCCCGATCTGGTCATCGTCGATCTTGGGCTGCCGGATCGCGATGGCCTGGAGTTGATCCGTGATTTGCGCGGCTGGTCGAACGTGCCGGTGATTGTACTTTCGGCGCGCTCGGGGGAAGCGGACAAGATTGCCGCGCTTGATCTGGGAGCTGACGACTACCTGACTAAACCGTTTGGCGTCGGTGAAATGCTGGCGCGTGTGCGCGCGGCGCTGCGGCGGTCCGCGCGCAATGCCGAGTCGGGTGAGAGCATGGTTTCGTTTGGCGCCGTCGAAGTGGATCTCGCCAATCGAGTGACACGAAAGGGTGGCGTGGAGGTGCACCTCACCCCCATCGAATTCCGTTTGCTCTCCTACCTGTGCACGCACAGCGGGAAGGTCTTGACGCACCGGCAACTGCTCAAACAGGTGTGGGGGCCCTCGCACGTCGAGCAGAGCCACTATCCGCGAATCTTCATGCAGCACTTGCGGCAGAAACTCGAAGATGATCCCGCGCAGCCGAAATTCCTGCTGACGGAAATCGGCGTGGGCTATCGGCTGGTGCTGCCATAG
- a CDS encoding prolyl oligopeptidase family serine peptidase, which yields MKTSPAKNADKIKAPVLLAMGRDDQRVPLIHGTTMRDAMEKAGKPIEYVVYDGEAHGFNKEQNVVDFYTRVERFLALHLGK from the coding sequence CTGAAGACCTCGCCGGCGAAAAATGCGGACAAGATCAAGGCCCCGGTGCTACTGGCGATGGGTCGTGACGACCAGCGCGTTCCGCTCATTCACGGAACGACGATGCGCGATGCGATGGAAAAAGCGGGCAAGCCGATCGAATATGTGGTCTATGACGGCGAAGCGCATGGCTTCAATAAAGAACAGAACGTCGTCGATTTCTATACGAGGGTGGAGCGTTTTCTTGCGTTGCATCTCGGCAAGTAG
- a CDS encoding S9 family peptidase — translation MRFALLIWLLVCAATLTLAQATEPARAASRYAKPADIPIGAFFRRAEYSQMAISPDGNRLAAVRPINGRDNLVVIDFLAGKLQVISNFKELDVVDFVWVSNDRLYFRSADLSEVSGATSLKGAYAVDVDGKNIRDLTFPLERTREREARRNSILVHGINISFRILSQTFDGSGDVIAEIFGRSQSYADVYRFNTRTGEYKLLTVSNARQRCPLGVGPRPRTPYRHPPGRAQGSHEPARADYLASAGRRKRLGDDWPRVRQGKPGQRHAAVVRLRQQDPLCFVQCRPRPEGNFQNDIAQRKLGEKLLEHPLIDLNGGLIFSRTKKALVGIRYSANVPVTTWFDEDLARLQAALDKALPERTNAIDIADENSRYVLIYSVSDTNPGGYFLYDTEKRSLQEVSKSREWLPPALMSKRSFIKYKARDGREIPAWVTTPIDSDGKDLPLVVHIHGGPWVRGYSGIQWGRWPVAQFLASRGYAVLEPEPRGSTGFGRSHYTASFKQWGLAMQDDISDGALYLVKEGIVDKGRMCLFGGSYGGYATLQGLVKDPDLWRCGVA, via the coding sequence ATGCGATTCGCCCTGCTGATTTGGCTATTGGTATGCGCGGCAACCCTCACGCTTGCGCAAGCCACTGAACCCGCCCGGGCCGCGTCGCGCTACGCGAAGCCCGCTGATATTCCGATCGGGGCGTTTTTCCGTAGGGCGGAATATTCGCAAATGGCGATTTCGCCTGATGGCAACCGGCTGGCCGCCGTGAGACCCATCAATGGCCGTGACAATCTGGTGGTCATTGATTTTCTCGCCGGCAAATTGCAGGTTATTTCCAACTTCAAGGAGTTGGACGTTGTTGATTTTGTGTGGGTCAGCAACGACCGGCTGTATTTTCGTTCGGCCGACTTGAGCGAAGTCAGTGGCGCCACCAGCTTGAAAGGCGCCTATGCGGTGGATGTGGACGGCAAGAACATTCGCGACCTCACTTTCCCGCTTGAGCGCACACGCGAACGCGAAGCGCGGCGCAATTCGATTCTTGTGCACGGCATCAACATCTCCTTTCGTATTCTCAGCCAGACCTTTGACGGCAGCGGCGATGTGATCGCGGAAATATTCGGTCGCAGCCAAAGCTATGCTGATGTTTATCGCTTCAATACCAGGACGGGTGAATACAAGCTGCTCACGGTTTCAAACGCCCGGCAACGTTGTCCGCTGGGTGTTGGACCGCGACCTCGAACCCCGTATCGCCATCCGCCAGGAAGAGCGCAAGGATCCCACGAGCCCGCGCGAGCAGACTATCTGGCATCGGCCGGACGACGGAAAAGACTGGGAGATGATTGGCCACGCGTCCGGCAAGGGAAGCCAGGGCAACGTCATGCCGCTGTCGTTCGACTACGACAACAAGACCCTCTATGTTTCGTCCAGTGTCGGCCGCGACCGGAGGGCAATTTTCAAAACGACATTGCCCAGCGAAAACTTGGCGAAAAATTGCTGGAACATCCGCTCATCGACCTGAACGGCGGCTTGATCTTCAGCCGCACAAAGAAAGCACTGGTCGGGATTCGTTATAGCGCCAACGTGCCGGTCACCACATGGTTCGACGAGGACCTCGCGCGCTTGCAGGCGGCGCTCGACAAGGCATTGCCCGAGCGCACCAACGCCATCGATATTGCCGATGAAAACAGCCGGTACGTGCTGATCTACTCCGTATCCGATACCAATCCCGGCGGCTATTTTCTCTACGACACGGAAAAGCGCAGTTTGCAGGAAGTGTCAAAATCGCGCGAGTGGCTTCCGCCCGCACTAATGAGCAAACGCAGCTTCATCAAGTACAAAGCACGCGATGGCCGCGAAATTCCTGCCTGGGTGACCACGCCCATCGACAGCGATGGCAAGGATCTGCCGCTGGTCGTGCATATTCATGGCGGGCCGTGGGTGCGGGGCTACAGCGGAATTCAGTGGGGCCGCTGGCCGGTTGCGCAATTCCTGGCGTCGCGCGGCTATGCTGTACTGGAGCCCGAGCCTCGCGGTTCCACAGGCTTCGGCAGATCGCATTACACGGCGAGTTTCAAGCAATGGGGGCTTGCCATGCAGGACGATATTTCTGATGGTGCTTTGTATCTGGTCAAAGAAGGCATTGTGGACAAGGGCCGCATGTGTCTCTTCGGCGGAAGCTATGGTGGCTACGCGACGCTGCAGGGTCTGGTCAAGGATCCGGATTTGTGGCGCTGCGGTGTTGCCTAG
- a CDS encoding (Fe-S)-binding protein yields the protein MAGPLRSKVIQIAELLDQLVREGRLRTRGKDTRHLTFHDPCQLVRRGGITEAPRRLLDGVSEHNVEMPSAGDANFVAAEGGVSAIHRAEKLRFAVFELKKQQVAATGAEALVTACANCRNVLEEAIEAHNMTLPVLGLTELVAQYLEPDPDVPSP from the coding sequence TTGGCCGGCCCTTTGCGTTCAAAGGTGATACAGATAGCCGAGCTTCTCGATCAACTGGTTCGCGAGGGCCGGCTGCGTACGCGCGGCAAGGACACCCGGCACCTTACTTTCCACGACCCATGCCAGCTGGTGCGCCGTGGCGGAATCACCGAAGCGCCGCGCCGGTTGCTGGATGGCGTGAGCGAACACAATGTCGAGATGCCTTCCGCGGGCGACGCCAATTTTGTTGCGGCGGAGGGCGGCGTGAGCGCAATCCACCGCGCCGAGAAACTGCGGTTTGCCGTGTTCGAACTGAAGAAGCAGCAAGTTGCGGCGACCGGTGCCGAGGCGCTGGTTACGGCGTGCGCCAACTGCCGCAATGTCCTCGAGGAAGCCATCGAGGCGCACAACATGACGCTTCCGGTGCTCGGCCTGACCGAGCTGGTCGCACAGTACCTTGAACCTGATCCGGATGTGCCTTCGCCATGA